In Asterias amurensis chromosome 4, ASM3211899v1, one genomic interval encodes:
- the LOC139936490 gene encoding beta-4C adrenergic receptor-like: MEGGENRTEEEVTDIVFNIIGACAWTVTTVLILFLNTMCLIILPKVGEFHHSTRIFLQSMTVGDLMLGVFFYFPMTGIWLTGSGVWPYGDALCYIQAWMIRQALPACSISLLLVTIDRYIAVVYPLKYKTVLTSRRAKIIVCILWIMTNIYTLILTALMQWKNKYNDKLFLCQFGETTNTLAAFILTVLTLFVVVVIILMYVQILYIARSQVSRIATQHHLVTIDGEWQSPQINRKSFTTIFIVTMVLFVGWLPSIAMGLMRKNFSPQLRVSSQILLASVSWLNVIVYCVRNKAFRGAGRNFLLKISRNCCGYYNKKPTYTTGHNNNSI, from the coding sequence ATGGAGGGTGGGGAAAATCGAACGGAGGAGGAGGTGACCGACATTGTCTTCAACATCATTGGGGCCTGTGCTTGGACTGTAACGACCGTGttgattctgtttttaaacaccATGTGCCTGATCATCCTACCAAAGGTTGGTGAGTTCCACCATTCCACCAGGATCTTCTTACAATCCATGACGGTTGGTGATCTGATGCTGGGTGTATTCTTCTACTTTCCAATGACAGGGATTTGGCTGACAGGATCGGGAGTATGGCCATATGGGGATGCATTGTGCTATATCCAAGCATGGATGATCAGACAAGCACTACCGGCGTGCTCCATATCTCTACTGCTGGTGACAATAGATCGTTACATCGCCGTCGTTTATCCCCTCAAGTACAAGACGGTACTAACGTCACGACGAGCCAAAATCATCGTGTGCATACTCTGGATTATGACCAATATCTACACATTGATATTGACAGCACTAATGCAGTGGAAGAATAAATACAATGACAAACTCTTCCTTTGTCAATTTGGAGAAACAACCAACACCCTTGCAGCTTTCATCCTAACAGTGCTAACGCTATTCGTCGTCGTGGTTATCATTCTGATGTACGTCCAGATACTTTACATCGCACGGAGTCAAGTATCGCGGATTGCAACACAGCACCATCTTGTCACCATCGATGGTGAGTGGCAATCACCACAAATCAACCGCAAGTCTTTCACCACAATCTTCATAGTCACCATGGTTCTTTTCGTCGGCTGGCTTCCATCCATTGCTATGGGACTCATGAGGAAAAATTTCTCTCCGCAATTGCGAGTCTCCAGCCAAATACTGTTGGCGTCAGTGAGTTGGTTAAACGTTATAGTGTACTGTGTAAGGAACAAGGCTTTCAGAGGAGCTGGGCGGAACTTCCTCTTAAAGATATCCAGGAATTGTTGTGGATACTATAATAAAAAACCAACCTACACTACAGGACACAATAACAACAGTATTTAA